The genomic interval TTATCACCTTATCATTGGTAATTGATATTAGTTGATCATTTTTATCAATTAAAGATTTAGCTTTTGATTCCGATTTTATTAAATTTGTTTTCGACAGGCTGTTACGGAACTACATTTTAGAAAATTGAGAATCAATGAAATCAAAAAGTTACAATCTCTAAAATGGGGAAAATCAGCATTCTGCAACAGCCTGTTGACATTCATTCCCCCTTAAAAAAGGGGGATTAAGGGGGTTGTTATAGATTAATTAATTTAGCGCTTACGCCGCCGCCCCTCTGAGTACTTCTTTAAAAGCTAAAGAAAGTTCTGCTTCAGGATCTTTTTCTATGTATCTCTCAAGATCTGTTATTTCATCAATATCGGTTTTTACTGAAAGCAGTTTATATTTAATGCCGAAAGATTCAGCAATTTTAAGCGTTGCAGAAAAAACACTTTCGGTGCTCCATGCAATATCTTCAAATAATAGCGGATAAAAACCGGACAATCCGATAAGATAATATCCTCCATCCTCGGTTGGGCCCAAAACAAGCTTGCATGTTTTAAGAAGTTCAAATGTTTTTTGTATATCAAAATGGGATATATCAGGGCAATCGGTTCCTATGATGCATATTTGTTCATAATTTTGTGCAAAACCAAGTTTGAAAACACCTTGCATCTTATGCCCCAGGTTTCCTTCAGGCTGATCTTTTATAATCATACCTTTGGCTGTTTCATCAAAATATGCTTTACTACATTCAGAAGTTTTATAGATTATTGTGTCATAATCTTTATCGGAAACAACATTATTAATTATATGGCGAAGCATAAGATCGTAAAGGGTTGAAGCAGTTTTCATGCCTGTATCTCTTCCCAGTCTGGTCTTAACCTGCCCGCAAACAGGCTCTTTTGCAAACAAAACCAGAAGCTCTTTTTTCATCTTATATCCTTGTAGAACTTTGCAAGCCTGTGAGGTGATACTCCAATCCTGTATAACAATGGAATAAAATGCATCAGTAAGGCAGCAGTAAAAACGCCATGTTTAAAACGCCTGTAGGATACATCAACGCAAAGCCTGGAATAAAATATTTTACCTGCTTTAAAAATTCTTCTCGAAAATTCGTAATCTTCCAATATAGGAATTTCCGGAAAACCCGATACGGATTTAAATACGTTTTTTGTAACAAAGATTGCCTGATCGCCGTACATATACTTTGCGTATCGGGATCTAAGCCCGGTAATATATGCAAAAAATCTGTCTATACTTTCAAGGGATTCTTTGCCGCCGCACCTGATTCTGAATCCGCCTGCTATAAATCCGGAATCAACTGCTTTTATAACTTCAGACTTCCATTCTTTTGGAAGAGATACGTCTGCATGCAAAAAGAGTAAAATATTACCATTTGCTTTGTCTGCACCGTAATTCATCTGTGCAGCACGTCCTTTTTTGGTGGATTGCAGAAACCTTATGCTTTTAAATTCCGCAATTATTTCTGCCGTACGGTCTTTACTGCCTCCATCTACTGCAATTACTTCGATGTCTTCGTCAGAAACAGGTAACAGCGACTCAAGCTGTCCGTGTATTATTTTTTCCTCGTTGAATACAGGAATTATAATAGAGATCATGACATTATTGTATAGCACCCTGGCATGAAGATCCGGCCCCGGCTGTACATCCGTAACAATGATTGTGCAAAACTATTGGCCTAAGGCTAAGCTTTTCGATATCAAATCTGCTGATATGATCAGAATATTGGGAACTGACAGGCATATTTAACATCTGATTGAAATCGCAATCAAACAGGTTGCCGTTCCATGCAACAGATATCATTGTTCTGCACATCACATTTTCAACAGCCA from Pseudomonadota bacterium carries:
- a CDS encoding TIGR04282 family arsenosugar biosynthesis glycosyltransferase; protein product: MKKELLVLFAKEPVCGQVKTRLGRDTGMKTASTLYDLMLRHIINNVVSDKDYDTIIYKTSECSKAYFDETAKGMIIKDQPEGNLGHKMQGVFKLGFAQNYEQICIIGTDCPDISHFDIQKTFELLKTCKLVLGPTEDGGYYLIGLSGFYPLLFEDIAWSTESVFSATLKIAESFGIKYKLLSVKTDIDEITDLERYIEKDPEAELSLAFKEVLRGAAA
- a CDS encoding TIGR04283 family arsenosugar biosynthesis glycosyltransferase, producing the protein MISIIIPVFNEEKIIHGQLESLLPVSDEDIEVIAVDGGSKDRTAEIIAEFKSIRFLQSTKKGRAAQMNYGADKANGNILLFLHADVSLPKEWKSEVIKAVDSGFIAGGFRIRCGGKESLESIDRFFAYITGLRSRYAKYMYGDQAIFVTKNVFKSVSGFPEIPILEDYEFSRRIFKAGKIFYSRLCVDVSYRRFKHGVFTAALLMHFIPLLYRIGVSPHRLAKFYKDIR